The genomic interval CGCTGAACGTCATCCACACAGCGATACAAACCAGCACATTACACATGATGCCTAAAGCTACGGCAGAGAAAAAGCTGTGGTGCATCTTATGCTGTGAAATCGCCATCGCGTTTAGACCAACCTGTCCATGGTCAAACATGTACTGCTTAGTGATCAACATGCAAACCACCAGCAAAATGGCGCCAACTAAGTTACCGACATAAACCACAAACCAGTTTTTGATCAGAACACGCCAGGAGATTTTACCGCTGGCACGCGCAACTAATGTCAGCACTGAACTCGTAAACAGTTCACCACCAGTCACAACAACAAGGATTAAACCTAAGCTAAATGCTAGGCCACCGATCAGGCGTGTGATTCCCCAAGGCAAGTCCGCCCCACCAGTTGTTACCGTGGTATAAAACACGAAGGCGATACCGATATGAATACCGGCTGAAATAGCAAGTAAAAATGATTTAACCGGGTCCTTGGTCGCTTTCCCTTCACCGATCTCTGCCGCTCTTTCCGCGGCCTGTGGTGGTAATAGCGAGTCAAATTGATTGAAGTTCATTGCAGGTTAACATTTGGAAACAATTTCGAGTGGCGCGGATAATCTCTCCTTTTCCAGAGT from Vibrio vulnificus NBRC 15645 = ATCC 27562 carries:
- the focA gene encoding formate transporter FocA, whose translation is MNFNQFDSLLPPQAAERAAEIGEGKATKDPVKSFLLAISAGIHIGIAFVFYTTVTTGGADLPWGITRLIGGLAFSLGLILVVVTGGELFTSSVLTLVARASGKISWRVLIKNWFVVYVGNLVGAILLVVCMLITKQYMFDHGQVGLNAMAISQHKMHHSFFSAVALGIMCNVLVCIAVWMTFSGRTLTDKIAVMILPVAMFVSAGFEHCIANMFQVPMAIGIKNFAPAEFWQMTGANIADYADLNMMDFLLNNLLPVTLGNIIGGGVFVGMWYWLIYLRD